Proteins from a single region of Companilactobacillus farciminis KCTC 3681 = DSM 20184:
- the alr gene encoding alanine racemase, producing MLPSIHRPAYVEVDLGKLKTNLQNELNSVPKGTKVFAVVKANAYGHGLVKVAKSEIEFGASGLCVATLDEALEIRNSGVEAPILVLGIIPVEYAKVAAQANISVTVGDLDWLKVAVQIRTTNLRVHLGIDSGMGRIGFQTKDDLIAACNFLNEHQEAFIPEGLFTHFATADSPDENYFEKQVQRFKEMSTDLPTQFTYVHCANSATALWHKDLAINMVRYGIALYGLNPSQTDITSLPYKLEPALSLYSELVFVKKIKAGQSVGYGATYTAKEDEWIGTVPIGYADGWLRRMQGSDVLINGQRCQNVGRICMDQFMVRLPKELPVGTKVTILGKDGDQEITATDAAKYAGTINYEILCCLSERLPRVYKK from the coding sequence ATGTTGCCATCAATTCATCGTCCTGCTTATGTTGAAGTGGATTTGGGGAAGTTAAAGACAAATCTCCAAAATGAATTAAATTCAGTACCAAAGGGTACCAAAGTGTTTGCGGTCGTGAAAGCCAATGCCTATGGACACGGATTAGTTAAAGTCGCCAAAAGTGAAATTGAATTCGGTGCAAGTGGATTGTGCGTTGCTACTTTGGACGAAGCTCTAGAAATCCGTAATAGTGGCGTAGAAGCTCCTATTTTAGTTCTAGGTATAATTCCTGTCGAATACGCTAAAGTCGCCGCACAAGCCAATATTTCGGTAACTGTGGGTGATTTAGACTGGCTAAAGGTCGCTGTACAAATAAGAACGACTAATTTACGAGTTCATTTAGGAATCGACAGTGGTATGGGTCGAATCGGTTTTCAAACCAAAGACGATCTAATTGCTGCTTGCAATTTCTTGAATGAGCACCAAGAAGCCTTTATCCCAGAAGGATTATTTACCCATTTTGCTACGGCTGACAGTCCTGATGAAAATTATTTTGAAAAACAAGTCCAACGTTTCAAAGAAATGTCGACAGATCTACCAACGCAATTCACTTACGTTCACTGTGCAAATTCAGCTACAGCCTTGTGGCACAAAGATCTAGCCATCAATATGGTTAGATATGGAATTGCCTTGTACGGCTTGAATCCATCCCAAACTGATATCACCTCATTGCCATACAAGTTAGAACCAGCTCTTAGTTTGTATTCAGAGTTAGTCTTCGTTAAAAAGATCAAAGCCGGTCAAAGTGTCGGTTATGGCGCAACTTATACTGCCAAAGAAGACGAATGGATCGGAACAGTTCCAATCGGTTACGCTGACGGTTGGTTGAGAAGAATGCAAGGCAGCGACGTTTTGATCAATGGCCAACGTTGTCAAAATGTCGGTCGCATTTGTATGGATCAATTCATGGTCAGATTGCCAAAAGAATTGCCAGTCGGAACTAAAGTAACCATTTTAGGCAAAGACGGCGATCAAGAAATTACCGCAACTGATGCCGCCAAATATGCTGGTACAATTAATTACGAAATACTCTGCTGCTTGAGTGAAAGATTACCTCGAGTTTATAAGAAATAA
- the acpS gene encoding holo-ACP synthase gives MIKGLGIDIAEISRVKQIYGRHPRFLEKILNADEIEVFNSLNTEKAKMTYLTGRFSVKEAFTKAMGTGLVGIGFHDLSVLNHPSGQPFIKTELFKGNIHVSISDTDELVITEVILEEEEK, from the coding sequence ATGATCAAAGGATTAGGTATCGATATTGCCGAAATTAGTCGAGTTAAGCAGATTTATGGTCGTCATCCCAGATTTTTGGAAAAGATTTTAAATGCTGATGAAATTGAAGTTTTCAATTCTCTCAATACCGAAAAAGCTAAGATGACTTATTTAACAGGTCGTTTCTCTGTAAAGGAAGCTTTCACCAAAGCGATGGGAACCGGGTTAGTAGGCATCGGTTTTCATGATTTGAGCGTTTTGAATCATCCATCTGGTCAACCATTTATTAAGACAGAACTCTTCAAAGGTAATATTCATGTTTCAATTTCAGATACAGACGAACTAGTAATAACAGAAGTTATTCTAGAGGAGGAAGAAAAATAA
- a CDS encoding DEAD/DEAH box helicase produces the protein MKFKELDLDPRLLSAVDEAGFEETTPIQAQTIPLVMTGADVIGQAQTGTGKTAAFGLPLLNAVDTQSSDIQALIISPTRELAIQTQEELYRLGKEKKVKVQSVYGGSDIRRQIRALKNHPQIVVGTPGRMLDHINRHTLKLHNVKTVVLDEADEMLDMGFVEDIESILSNVPNKHQTLLFSATMPKPIMKIADKFMNEPEVVKIKSKELTADKIEQYFVKARDYEKFDLMTRLFDVQAPELALIFGRTKRRVDELTRGLQARGYNAEGIHGDLSQDKRTSVLRKFKAGKLDFLVATDVAARGLDISGVSHVYNYDIPQDPDSYVHRIGRTGRAGHSGVSVTFVTPNEMGYLRTIENLTKKRMEPLAPPTDKEVLKGQLESVKQDIKDTLEHDKHLDRFDSAVQELLAEYSPEDIARIFLSESIKDAETVPVKIAPERPLPSRKVSHSRSGHGRRGRYNGHRGGNNDHRRRRNNDRRDDKKGGKRRENDNKRHGRSKKSFKIRTNLEK, from the coding sequence GTGAAATTTAAAGAATTAGATTTAGATCCCAGATTATTGAGTGCCGTAGACGAAGCCGGTTTTGAAGAAACTACACCTATTCAAGCTCAAACTATTCCACTAGTTATGACTGGCGCTGACGTTATCGGTCAAGCTCAAACTGGTACAGGTAAGACGGCAGCCTTTGGCTTACCATTGCTAAATGCCGTTGATACTCAATCTAGCGATATTCAAGCATTGATTATCTCACCAACTAGAGAATTAGCTATCCAAACACAAGAAGAATTGTATCGTTTGGGTAAGGAAAAGAAAGTTAAGGTTCAAAGTGTTTACGGTGGTTCTGATATCAGACGTCAAATCCGTGCACTAAAGAATCACCCTCAAATTGTTGTCGGTACACCGGGTAGAATGCTCGATCATATCAACCGTCACACTTTGAAGTTGCACAACGTCAAGACAGTCGTTCTTGATGAAGCTGATGAAATGTTAGATATGGGATTCGTTGAAGATATCGAAAGTATCCTTTCAAACGTTCCTAACAAGCATCAAACATTATTATTCTCAGCTACAATGCCAAAACCTATCATGAAGATTGCTGATAAGTTTATGAACGAACCAGAAGTAGTTAAGATCAAGTCAAAAGAATTGACTGCTGATAAGATTGAACAATACTTCGTTAAAGCTAGAGATTATGAAAAATTTGACTTGATGACTCGTTTATTCGACGTTCAAGCTCCAGAATTGGCTTTGATCTTTGGTCGTACTAAGAGACGTGTTGATGAATTAACTCGTGGCTTGCAAGCTCGTGGTTACAACGCTGAAGGTATCCACGGTGATTTGTCACAAGACAAACGTACTAGCGTATTGCGTAAGTTCAAGGCTGGTAAGTTAGACTTCTTAGTTGCTACTGATGTGGCTGCTAGAGGTTTGGATATTTCAGGTGTATCACACGTTTACAACTACGATATTCCTCAAGATCCTGATAGTTATGTTCACCGTATTGGACGTACAGGACGTGCCGGACATTCTGGTGTGTCAGTAACTTTTGTTACACCTAACGAAATGGGTTACTTACGTACAATCGAAAACTTGACTAAGAAACGTATGGAACCACTTGCTCCACCTACTGACAAAGAAGTTCTTAAGGGACAACTTGAATCAGTTAAGCAAGATATCAAGGATACTTTGGAACATGACAAGCACCTTGATCGTTTCGATTCAGCTGTTCAAGAATTACTTGCTGAATATTCACCAGAAGACATTGCTCGTATTTTCTTGAGTGAATCAATTAAGGATGCTGAAACAGTTCCTGTTAAGATTGCTCCTGAAAGACCACTTCCATCAAGAAAAGTTAGTCACAGTCGTTCTGGCCATGGTCGTCGCGGTAGATATAACGGTCACCGTGGTGGCAACAATGATCACCGTCGTCGTCGCAACAATGACCGTCGTGATGATAAGAAGGGTGGCAAACGCCGTGAAAATGACAACAAACGTCATGGTCGCAGCAAGAAGTCATTCAAGATCAGAACTAATCTAGAAAAATAA
- a CDS encoding UDP-N-acetylmuramoyl-tripeptide--D-alanyl-D-alanine ligase, protein MKMKLKEVYSALKIEADDIKDVEITGVCFDSRKAKKGDLFFPLQGQRDGHEFINSAIENGVSATIWQSDHEIPNDDISYVVVENVSEAFETLAKYYLNKVNPKVIAVTGSNGKTTTKDMIAKVLSTSNNVAKTPQNFNNEIGVPFTILNMPINTEVLVVEMGMDRPGQINHLSSIANPDISVITMIGEAHIEFFGTRDKIADAKMEITNHLQEDGTFVYNGDEPLLLERAKEVEQRQLTFGSHDTNNLYATKIIPGKTTTKFVTNEWPDLEFEIPMMGEYNVNNALAALLVGRASHIRPKAMQEALKDLFVTENRTEWLKAKNGADILSDVYNSNPTAAIEVLHSLKEIPTGRKLIVLGDMLELGDAARSLHESLADHIDPKDFEKVYLVGPEMKYLRDKLSAKYSTDNLLWYSQDQLADLTKDLQKEMTPNDTVLLKASHGIHLENVLHDLM, encoded by the coding sequence ATGAAGATGAAGTTAAAAGAAGTTTACTCCGCATTAAAAATAGAAGCTGACGACATCAAAGATGTTGAAATCACAGGAGTTTGCTTCGACAGCCGAAAAGCTAAAAAAGGTGATTTATTCTTTCCATTGCAAGGTCAACGTGATGGACATGAGTTTATTAATAGTGCCATTGAAAATGGAGTTAGTGCGACTATTTGGCAAAGCGACCATGAGATTCCAAATGACGATATTTCTTATGTGGTAGTTGAAAATGTTTCAGAAGCCTTTGAGACATTAGCTAAGTATTATTTGAACAAAGTTAATCCAAAAGTTATCGCAGTCACTGGTAGCAATGGTAAAACGACCACTAAAGATATGATTGCCAAAGTTTTGAGTACTAGCAACAATGTAGCCAAGACACCACAAAACTTTAACAACGAAATTGGAGTTCCTTTTACGATCTTAAATATGCCGATCAACACGGAAGTATTAGTGGTAGAAATGGGCATGGATCGTCCTGGTCAAATCAATCACTTGAGCAGTATTGCCAATCCAGATATTTCCGTTATCACAATGATTGGGGAAGCTCACATTGAATTCTTCGGCACACGTGACAAAATCGCTGATGCTAAGATGGAAATTACAAATCATCTACAAGAAGACGGAACCTTTGTTTATAACGGGGATGAACCATTACTATTAGAACGAGCAAAAGAAGTCGAACAGAGACAATTGACTTTTGGTAGTCATGATACTAACAATTTGTACGCTACTAAGATTATTCCTGGCAAAACAACGACGAAATTTGTTACTAACGAATGGCCTGATTTAGAGTTTGAAATCCCAATGATGGGTGAATACAACGTCAATAATGCGTTGGCAGCCTTGTTAGTGGGACGTGCTTCTCACATCAGACCAAAGGCTATGCAAGAAGCTTTGAAAGATTTATTCGTGACAGAGAATCGGACTGAATGGCTCAAAGCTAAAAATGGTGCCGATATTTTGAGCGATGTGTATAACTCAAATCCAACCGCCGCAATTGAAGTTTTGCACAGCTTAAAAGAAATCCCTACAGGTCGTAAATTGATTGTTTTGGGCGACATGCTAGAACTAGGTGATGCTGCCAGAAGTTTGCACGAATCATTGGCTGATCATATCGATCCCAAGGATTTTGAAAAAGTTTATTTAGTCGGTCCAGAAATGAAATATTTGCGTGATAAATTAAGCGCCAAATATTCAACTGATAATTTACTTTGGTATAGCCAAGATCAATTGGCCGATTTGACGAAAGATTTGCAAAAAGAAATGACACCAAATGACACTGTCTTGTTAAAGGCTAGTCATGGAATTCACTTAGAAAACGTTTTACATGATTTAATGTAG
- a CDS encoding multidrug efflux MFS transporter, with product MSSNTNDSEQPNNYWKKNLIVLWFSTFVSGIGFSMITPFMPLYINQLGNFTKSQLVIWNGIAFSSTFLVMAIISPIWGKIADRKGRKLMLIRASLGMAIVIFLQAFVTAPWQLVVLRLLQGVFSGFVSNSNTLIASTAPRSESGKALGTLNTGVISGTLLGPLVGGVIAQYFGYRIPFMITGSLLFIAFILVTIFIKEDFKPISKEDEESTKEIFHKLKNPNLILAMFVTTMIIQTSNNSINPIISLYVKQLMHDSSQVTLVAGVVAAMPGIANIIAAPRFGALGDKIGTGKILIGGLIFAVLVYIPQAFVTNVWQLAILRFLVGISDACLVPQVQTILAKYTDTKYTGRVFGYNQSFQSVGNVCGPLLGSSISSVLSYSAVFLSTSFLALINFGWVFTHLKSRKKNINAKK from the coding sequence ATGTCATCTAATACGAATGATTCTGAGCAGCCGAACAACTATTGGAAGAAAAATCTAATCGTTCTCTGGTTCAGTACCTTTGTATCAGGTATTGGCTTTAGTATGATAACACCCTTTATGCCATTATACATTAACCAGTTAGGTAATTTCACAAAAAGTCAGCTCGTTATCTGGAATGGTATCGCCTTTTCATCGACATTTCTTGTCATGGCGATCATCTCCCCTATCTGGGGCAAGATAGCTGATAGAAAAGGTCGCAAGTTGATGTTGATTCGCGCATCGCTTGGTATGGCCATTGTTATTTTCCTACAGGCCTTCGTAACTGCCCCTTGGCAATTAGTTGTCTTAAGACTCCTACAAGGTGTCTTTTCTGGATTCGTTAGTAATTCCAATACTTTGATTGCCTCCACAGCTCCTAGATCTGAAAGTGGAAAAGCCTTAGGGACTTTAAATACTGGAGTTATCTCTGGTACTTTGTTAGGTCCATTGGTCGGTGGTGTTATTGCTCAATACTTCGGTTATCGAATTCCCTTTATGATAACCGGTTCATTGCTATTCATAGCATTTATTTTAGTCACTATCTTTATTAAGGAAGATTTCAAACCAATTTCTAAAGAAGATGAAGAATCAACTAAAGAAATTTTCCACAAGTTGAAAAATCCCAATTTGATTTTGGCAATGTTCGTCACTACGATGATTATCCAAACTTCAAATAACTCGATCAATCCCATCATCAGTTTGTACGTCAAACAATTGATGCACGACTCTAGTCAAGTTACCTTAGTAGCCGGAGTCGTAGCGGCAATGCCGGGGATTGCTAATATCATCGCTGCTCCTAGATTTGGTGCTTTAGGTGATAAGATCGGTACTGGTAAGATTTTGATCGGTGGTTTGATTTTTGCCGTCTTAGTCTACATCCCACAAGCGTTTGTAACTAACGTCTGGCAACTAGCAATCTTACGATTCTTAGTCGGTATCTCCGATGCTTGTCTAGTTCCACAAGTTCAAACGATTTTAGCCAAATACACTGATACCAAATACACCGGAAGAGTCTTCGGTTACAACCAGTCTTTCCAATCAGTCGGTAACGTCTGTGGACCACTACTTGGTTCATCGATTTCCAGTGTTCTTAGTTATTCAGCTGTATTCTTGAGTACTAGTTTTTTGGCCTTGATCAACTTTGGTTGGGTCTTTACCCATTTGAAATCACGAAAAAAGAATATAAACGCAAAAAAATAA
- a CDS encoding type B 50S ribosomal protein L31 codes for MKQGIHPEYRQVVFMDSSTGKKFLAGSTMNSKETTDYEGTEYPLIRVEISSDSHPFYTGKQKFAQADGRIDRFNKKYGLQNK; via the coding sequence ATGAAACAAGGAATTCATCCAGAGTACCGCCAAGTTGTATTTATGGATTCATCAACAGGTAAGAAGTTCTTAGCTGGTTCAACAATGAACTCAAAAGAAACAACTGACTATGAAGGTACAGAATACCCATTAATTCGTGTTGAAATCTCATCAGATTCACATCCTTTCTATACTGGTAAACAAAAGTTTGCTCAAGCAGATGGACGTATCGATCGTTTCAACAAGAAATATGGCTTGCAAAACAAGTAA